The following are encoded in a window of Thermococcus sp. CX2 genomic DNA:
- a CDS encoding helix-turn-helix domain-containing protein yields MLEKEKEALAKRIAGEITLSSDPGKTMRKWREIFGISQTELAEYLGVSSSVISDYEGGRRKSPGASTIRKFVEALLEIDERRGGNVIKAFSKTLGNELPTNAILDIREFALPVTIKDLVSAVKGEVVANMHLLDRRIYGYTVVDSIKAILEMSAEEFLKLYGWTTERALIFTRVTTGRSPMIAVRVQGLKPAVVVLHGVKKLDELAVKLAERERVPLIVSHAETEAELITSLRKLVEKTEREL; encoded by the coding sequence ATGCTTGAAAAGGAGAAAGAAGCTCTCGCCAAGAGGATAGCAGGGGAAATAACCCTCTCCTCCGACCCCGGAAAGACCATGCGCAAATGGAGGGAGATATTCGGTATAAGTCAGACGGAGCTCGCCGAATATCTCGGCGTCTCTTCTTCCGTCATAAGCGACTATGAAGGCGGGAGGAGGAAGAGTCCTGGTGCCTCAACCATAAGGAAGTTCGTAGAGGCCCTCCTGGAAATAGACGAGCGCAGAGGCGGCAACGTCATAAAAGCCTTCAGCAAGACTCTCGGGAACGAGCTTCCAACCAACGCTATTCTGGACATAAGGGAATTCGCACTGCCCGTCACGATAAAGGACCTTGTGAGTGCCGTCAAAGGCGAGGTAGTGGCGAACATGCACCTCCTCGACAGGAGGATATACGGCTACACAGTCGTTGACAGCATCAAAGCGATCCTCGAGATGAGCGCCGAGGAGTTCCTAAAGCTCTACGGATGGACGACGGAGAGGGCGCTCATATTCACCCGCGTCACCACAGGGAGGAGCCCAATGATAGCGGTGAGGGTTCAGGGATTAAAGCCGGCGGTTGTGGTGCTTCACGGCGTCAAGAAGCTCGATGAGCTGGCGGTAAAGCTTGCCGAGCGCGAGCGCGTTCCCCTCATAGTATCCCACGCGGAAACCGAGGCAGAGCTCATAACAAGCCTTAGAAAACTTGTGGAAAAGACAGAAAGGGAGCTTTAA
- a CDS encoding 4-phosphopantoate--beta-alanine ligase, translated as MVKIPKSHPRYWSLYYREKIIEGMEKGMTAKAGLIAHGRGEAFDYLIGERTIEPAERAMRAAVAKLILAEHPVISVNGNVAALVPKETIELAKALNAKLEINLFYRTEERVKAIAEELRKYDPEIELLGINPTKRIPGLEHERGKVDENGIWKADVVVVPLEDGDRTEALVKMGKFVITIDLNPLSRSARMADITIVDNIVRAYPRMTELAREMKDYSREELLRIIEEYDNGKVLNDVLLHIRDRLTKLAEGGIWRKKKLD; from the coding sequence ATGGTCAAGATACCGAAGAGCCACCCACGTTACTGGAGCCTATACTACCGGGAGAAGATAATAGAGGGCATGGAGAAGGGCATGACGGCCAAAGCCGGTCTGATAGCCCACGGCAGGGGAGAGGCCTTTGACTACCTCATCGGTGAGAGGACAATCGAACCAGCTGAGAGGGCCATGAGGGCTGCGGTTGCAAAGCTCATCTTGGCTGAGCACCCTGTTATCTCCGTGAACGGTAACGTTGCCGCTCTGGTGCCGAAGGAAACCATAGAGCTCGCTAAGGCTTTAAACGCGAAGCTCGAGATAAACCTCTTCTACCGCACGGAGGAGCGCGTTAAAGCGATAGCAGAAGAACTTCGCAAATACGACCCTGAGATAGAGCTCCTTGGTATAAACCCGACGAAGAGGATTCCCGGCCTGGAGCACGAACGTGGCAAAGTCGATGAGAATGGTATCTGGAAGGCCGACGTGGTAGTTGTTCCCTTGGAGGACGGTGACAGAACAGAAGCTCTTGTGAAGATGGGCAAGTTTGTGATAACTATCGACCTGAATCCACTCTCCCGCTCGGCAAGGATGGCAGACATAACGATAGTTGACAACATCGTCAGGGCTTATCCGAGGATGACGGAGCTCGCCCGTGAAATGAAGGACTACAGCAGGGAGGAGCTTCTCAGGATCATAGAGGAGTACGACAACGGAAAAGTTCTGAACGATGTTCTTCTCCACATAAGGGACAGACTAACTAAGCTCGCGGAAGGTGGGATTTGGAGAAAGAAAAAACTCGATTAA
- a CDS encoding TrmB family transcriptional regulator — MIEQEIIEKLKLLGLKEYEARVYAALVILGPSKASEIAKESEVPRPKVYDVLKELHKKGFVDISEGSPTYFKAVDPEKVVASLRDMYIKSAEDVIIKLKSYQKEQRQEWFPIWYLQGEWNIKRNVEDLAERAEEEFISALVDWKLGFKFKKAFEIAKRKGLDTKIVLPKPKRNKRYINALSQFGEVFLISIEKALDEEQGDFELLTKALFTSEMSYSVEGIFIRDGRESIMVYREGEILKGLIVRLPFIPMFQRVMVFHLINRSRQ, encoded by the coding sequence GTGATTGAGCAGGAGATTATTGAGAAGCTTAAGCTTCTTGGTCTTAAGGAGTACGAGGCGAGAGTCTATGCCGCTTTAGTAATCCTTGGGCCTTCGAAAGCGAGCGAGATAGCTAAGGAAAGTGAAGTTCCGAGGCCAAAGGTTTACGATGTCTTAAAAGAGCTTCATAAGAAGGGTTTTGTGGATATAAGCGAGGGGAGCCCCACTTACTTTAAAGCTGTTGATCCTGAAAAGGTGGTTGCCTCTCTTAGGGATATGTACATTAAATCGGCAGAGGATGTCATAATCAAGCTGAAGAGTTATCAAAAGGAACAGAGACAAGAATGGTTTCCAATCTGGTATTTACAGGGCGAGTGGAACATAAAACGTAACGTTGAGGATTTAGCAGAGAGGGCGGAGGAGGAGTTCATCTCAGCACTTGTTGACTGGAAACTGGGGTTTAAGTTCAAGAAAGCGTTCGAAATTGCAAAGCGTAAAGGACTGGATACAAAAATAGTCCTCCCCAAACCTAAGAGAAACAAACGCTACATCAACGCTTTAAGTCAGTTTGGGGAGGTGTTTCTTATATCCATAGAAAAGGCTCTAGATGAGGAACAGGGGGATTTTGAATTACTCACGAAAGCACTATTCACAAGCGAGATGTCTTACAGCGTGGAGGGGATCTTTATTAGAGATGGAAGGGAATCTATTATGGTCTACCGAGAGGGAGAAATACTAAAAGGTCTGATCGTAAGGCTTCCGTTCATCCCGATGTTCCAGAGGGTGATGGTTTTTCACTTGATTAATAGATCAAGACAATAA
- a CDS encoding MFS transporter, with the protein MTDYDTKYAWRVTPLLSLASLLVLYTEAMLIPSLPYIQQEFNITQADVSWILTAYLITGTICALIFGTLGDMYGKKKLLLTALSLYTLALILNGYAPTFRALLLSRAVQGVGMAMLPLAYSLVREQFPRRLAPMAQGLISAMNGVGIIIAFPVGAWIAQNYGWRATFHTVAPFAILLVVLIALYVRESRFIQHDKQIDLAGVPLFAAFLVSILIALSKGPQWGWTSEKVIFLITFSAVSLFAFLFHEAKTEHPFIPREIFNRNVKAAVFATFVVAFAFQINSLTLTYLLQMPEPHGYGLPVFKAGLYMTPLVLTYLITAPIAGRVILRVGAKTLSVFGILTAVLGYSLAVLHLYDGVTYVLGFMSVGSMGMALLNVSLINLLTFSAPRERLGLTTGLFTTFRNIGSSIAPPVGGAILTIYRTGTAPSPTAYYVNFSIVIAMFLIVLIPIFFAEEVMKD; encoded by the coding sequence ATGACGGACTATGATACCAAGTACGCCTGGAGAGTCACTCCCCTCCTTAGTCTTGCATCCCTCCTTGTTCTTTATACCGAGGCAATGTTAATACCCAGCCTACCCTATATTCAGCAAGAATTCAACATAACGCAGGCCGATGTGTCATGGATCCTCACGGCCTATTTGATCACAGGGACAATTTGTGCGCTGATCTTTGGTACCTTGGGTGATATGTACGGAAAAAAGAAGCTCCTCTTAACGGCCCTTTCTCTTTACACCCTCGCCCTGATACTTAATGGATACGCCCCCACCTTTAGAGCGTTGCTTCTCTCAAGGGCCGTACAAGGCGTGGGCATGGCTATGCTGCCACTCGCTTACTCTTTAGTCCGGGAGCAGTTCCCCCGGCGGCTTGCACCTATGGCTCAGGGACTCATCTCCGCCATGAATGGAGTGGGCATCATCATTGCGTTTCCGGTAGGGGCGTGGATTGCGCAAAACTACGGATGGAGGGCCACTTTCCACACAGTTGCTCCTTTTGCGATTCTGCTGGTTGTATTAATCGCTCTATACGTAAGGGAAAGCAGGTTCATCCAGCACGACAAGCAGATAGACTTGGCTGGTGTACCTCTTTTCGCGGCCTTCCTGGTGTCCATTTTGATAGCCTTATCAAAAGGTCCTCAGTGGGGATGGACATCTGAAAAGGTTATCTTTCTGATAACCTTCTCCGCCGTTTCCCTTTTTGCATTCCTTTTCCATGAGGCCAAAACTGAGCATCCTTTCATTCCTCGTGAGATCTTTAACAGGAATGTTAAGGCCGCTGTCTTTGCGACTTTTGTCGTGGCATTTGCATTTCAGATAAACTCGCTAACCTTGACGTATTTGCTGCAGATGCCCGAACCCCATGGATACGGGCTCCCCGTGTTTAAGGCCGGCCTTTATATGACACCTCTTGTTTTGACATATCTGATAACCGCTCCTATAGCAGGTCGCGTTATACTCCGGGTTGGGGCGAAGACCCTCTCCGTTTTTGGAATCTTAACGGCAGTGTTGGGATACTCGCTGGCCGTTCTCCACCTCTATGATGGAGTTACGTATGTGCTGGGATTTATGAGTGTGGGCTCTATGGGAATGGCTCTCCTGAACGTGTCCCTAATTAACCTGTTAACGTTCTCTGCTCCCAGGGAGAGACTGGGATTAACAACGGGCCTTTTTACCACTTTTAGAAACATAGGCTCCTCCATAGCTCCTCCCGTGGGCGGAGCGATTCTCACGATATACCGTACTGGTACTGCACCCTCGCCCACAGCATACTATGTGAATTTCTCAATAGTGATTGCGATGTTTCTGATAGTGCTCATCCCGATATTTTTTGCAGAAGAAGTTATGAAGGATTAA
- a CDS encoding PEP/pyruvate-binding domain-containing protein, with protein sequence MNKRYVLNLQEISRKDIPLVGGKAAVLGELLASGFPVPPGFVVTTLAYDLFVSRNHLDEVIERALKERPVDGEAIRKAFLSAPIPEEVAQAIRTAYQTMGSGPVAVRSTATAEDMPNAAFAGQHETFLNVVGADAVVEAVRRCWVSLWDDRAIAYREKMGIDHRLAKMAVIVQRMVPAEASGVMFTANPITGARDEVVIDVNVGLGEAVVSGLVTPDHYVLRKTRFGWRIVERRLGRREVVVKPKAEGGVEEIKTSNVTQPVVSDDILKKLADLGVKIQSYFGRPQDIEWALANGKIFILQARPITTLPEPLPRVGKLNGMLIRTLAEIIPERPYPLDMVWIETIFSNAVGKIARYFGIKVPALDQIFVEEDGIAVKVRPDFSIRPSLGVLLAPFRLIWLALRYDSAKWESDPLLSEIQARIDSLKKRDPEGSTWEELLDTVHEALSIPSLAGEIRKRYLPRALISAGIIALSLRTLRRRHLLSTLLFTCINTKVTEANAELEKLAEMVRKNPELMELFRKYEPKQLISVLEKTPAGQEFLSEFEAFLEKYGHREARGSALISHGTWKEEPEVVLGIVASLATSEVKHGDSCARFREALDQVLAHPLLRLRPFRSMFLSVLEEARQLHRLREDGRFYAMMPIPILRRALLTMGKRLVDAGVLEVPQDIFYLKLSEIEQIKKWPLSEDTAEKLRALVSRRKEKWASLKDKPFIDPRLLYVQDTSEDAQRALLVGIPGSPGVAEGPARIIRDSSEFHKLRPGDVLVAPYTTPAWTPLFRLAVAVVVDTGGPLSHAAIVAREYGIPAVMGTGVATKVLKDGQYIRVDGNRGLVFSVETE encoded by the coding sequence ATGAACAAGCGTTATGTCTTGAATCTACAAGAAATTAGCAGAAAAGATATACCTCTTGTAGGCGGCAAGGCTGCCGTCCTTGGCGAGCTGTTGGCTTCAGGTTTTCCAGTTCCACCTGGTTTCGTTGTAACGACTCTTGCCTATGATCTCTTTGTCTCAAGGAACCATCTGGACGAAGTCATTGAGCGCGCCCTGAAAGAGAGACCCGTTGATGGTGAGGCCATTAGAAAGGCATTCCTAAGCGCCCCAATACCAGAAGAGGTGGCGCAAGCTATTCGTACTGCTTACCAAACTATGGGGTCTGGCCCTGTTGCCGTGCGCTCGACTGCAACGGCTGAAGACATGCCTAATGCTGCGTTTGCTGGACAGCATGAGACTTTTCTTAACGTAGTCGGTGCCGATGCCGTTGTAGAGGCCGTACGCCGGTGCTGGGTTTCTCTATGGGACGACCGTGCAATAGCCTACCGTGAGAAGATGGGAATAGACCACAGACTGGCAAAAATGGCCGTTATAGTTCAACGAATGGTGCCGGCTGAGGCTTCGGGCGTTATGTTCACGGCCAACCCCATCACCGGGGCACGGGACGAAGTGGTCATAGACGTGAACGTTGGACTCGGCGAGGCCGTTGTATCTGGTTTGGTGACACCTGATCACTACGTCCTTCGCAAAACCCGTTTTGGCTGGCGCATTGTAGAGAGACGTCTTGGTCGGAGAGAAGTTGTTGTTAAGCCCAAGGCCGAGGGGGGAGTTGAAGAGATCAAAACATCGAATGTCACTCAACCCGTTGTGTCGGACGATATTTTAAAAAAGCTCGCAGACCTCGGCGTTAAAATCCAGAGCTATTTTGGCAGGCCGCAGGACATCGAGTGGGCATTGGCCAACGGGAAAATATTCATACTTCAGGCGCGTCCCATTACCACACTCCCCGAGCCCCTGCCAAGAGTGGGTAAACTTAATGGGATGCTCATAAGGACTCTAGCAGAGATAATCCCGGAGAGGCCCTATCCGCTGGACATGGTGTGGATTGAGACTATTTTCTCCAATGCAGTAGGGAAGATTGCACGTTATTTCGGCATCAAGGTGCCAGCTTTGGACCAGATCTTCGTGGAGGAAGACGGTATAGCTGTAAAAGTTCGTCCTGACTTCTCCATACGTCCCTCATTGGGGGTGTTGCTGGCACCCTTCCGGCTGATATGGCTGGCCTTACGGTACGACTCAGCAAAATGGGAATCCGACCCGCTCCTCTCCGAGATTCAAGCCCGCATTGATTCGCTGAAAAAGCGCGATCCGGAAGGAAGCACGTGGGAGGAGCTTCTTGATACGGTGCACGAGGCGCTCTCAATACCGTCATTAGCGGGTGAAATACGTAAGCGTTACCTTCCCAGAGCATTGATATCTGCTGGGATAATAGCCCTCTCACTGCGGACGCTTAGGCGCAGGCACCTGCTCTCAACCCTCCTATTCACGTGCATCAACACAAAAGTTACCGAGGCAAATGCTGAACTGGAGAAGCTCGCAGAGATGGTAAGGAAAAATCCTGAACTCATGGAGCTCTTCCGTAAATATGAGCCGAAACAGCTGATTTCTGTTCTTGAAAAAACGCCAGCAGGTCAAGAATTCCTATCCGAATTCGAGGCATTCCTCGAAAAATACGGCCATCGTGAAGCCAGGGGCTCGGCGTTGATTTCCCATGGAACGTGGAAAGAGGAGCCGGAGGTTGTGCTTGGAATAGTCGCAAGTCTCGCCACCTCGGAGGTGAAACATGGAGACTCCTGTGCGAGATTTAGAGAGGCCCTCGATCAGGTCCTGGCCCATCCACTGCTGCGTTTAAGGCCTTTCCGCTCCATGTTCCTGAGCGTTCTTGAAGAAGCGCGTCAGCTCCACAGGCTCCGCGAGGACGGGCGCTTTTACGCTATGATGCCAATACCGATACTAAGACGCGCTCTATTGACAATGGGCAAACGCCTAGTAGATGCCGGAGTACTGGAGGTTCCTCAGGACATCTTCTACCTAAAGCTAAGTGAAATAGAGCAGATAAAGAAGTGGCCACTCTCAGAAGATACTGCAGAGAAACTCCGTGCTCTCGTGTCTCGGAGGAAGGAAAAATGGGCGAGCCTAAAGGACAAGCCCTTCATAGACCCGCGGCTGTTGTACGTCCAAGATACCTCTGAGGATGCACAGAGGGCTCTGCTGGTCGGCATACCTGGCAGTCCAGGAGTGGCAGAGGGTCCTGCTCGTATAATCAGAGACAGTTCAGAATTCCACAAGCTCCGGCCTGGAGATGTGCTAGTTGCACCTTACACAACTCCAGCCTGGACACCCCTCTTCCGGCTGGCGGTAGCGGTGGTGGTTGATACTGGCGGACCATTGTCCCACGCCGCAATTGTTGCACGCGAGTACGGCATTCCTGCAGTTATGGGAACCGGCGTAGCAACGAAAGTGCTCAAGGACGGGCAGTACATCCGGGTCGACGGCAACAGGGGGTTGGTCTTTTCCGTTGAGACCGAGTGA
- a CDS encoding MBL fold metallo-hydrolase, which translates to MRVLPLASESLGVRSLATFVEAGGIKILIDPGVALGPKRYGLPPAKAEMEALQKMRRKLQGYARRSDVVVISHYHYDHYTPFFEGLYESSSESYAREIYERKLLFIKHPRENINFSQKKRAWVFLKNAEPIAKKIEFADGKSFDLGGVELEFSPAVPHGSEGSRLGFVVMTLIDDGSERVIHASDIQLLNRKSVEWIIEKVPDLLITGGPPTYLGKRAEGSWEAGIKNLNEIIRETGAEIILDHHIIRDKNYPRFFDELEDRPKTFAGYLKVEDRPLEAYRRELHKIEKGEEVEVPFKLR; encoded by the coding sequence ATGCGCGTCCTCCCACTCGCGTCGGAGAGCCTCGGCGTTAGAAGTCTGGCGACGTTCGTGGAAGCCGGAGGAATTAAAATTCTCATCGACCCAGGTGTCGCCCTCGGGCCGAAGCGCTACGGCCTTCCACCGGCGAAGGCTGAAATGGAGGCGCTCCAGAAGATGAGACGGAAGCTTCAGGGCTACGCGCGGAGGAGTGACGTCGTCGTTATCTCCCACTACCACTATGACCACTACACACCGTTCTTCGAGGGACTCTACGAGAGCTCAAGCGAGAGCTACGCGAGGGAGATATACGAGAGAAAGCTCCTTTTCATAAAGCACCCACGGGAAAACATAAACTTCAGCCAGAAAAAGAGGGCCTGGGTCTTCCTCAAAAACGCCGAACCGATAGCGAAGAAGATTGAGTTCGCCGATGGCAAATCCTTCGACCTCGGCGGCGTTGAGTTGGAGTTCTCTCCAGCCGTTCCCCACGGAAGCGAAGGTTCCAGGCTCGGCTTCGTTGTGATGACGCTCATCGACGACGGCTCTGAGAGAGTAATCCACGCGAGCGATATTCAGCTCCTCAACAGGAAATCTGTGGAGTGGATAATCGAGAAGGTTCCAGATTTGCTCATAACTGGGGGACCACCGACATACCTCGGTAAGCGCGCTGAGGGAAGCTGGGAGGCGGGCATTAAAAACCTCAACGAGATAATCCGCGAAACAGGAGCAGAGATAATACTCGACCACCACATCATCAGGGATAAGAACTATCCGAGGTTCTTCGACGAGCTCGAGGATAGACCAAAGACATTCGCGGGCTACCTGAAGGTTGAAGACCGACCGCTGGAGGCTTACAGGCGGGAACTTCACAAAATCGAGAAAGGTGAGGAGGTAGAGGTACCGTTCAAACTAAGGTGA